In one window of Oscillospiraceae bacterium DNA:
- a CDS encoding exodeoxyribonuclease VII large subunit, with amino-acid sequence MLAVLPNLHGGNIMNEAFTVSELNEFLKIAFDQSEILRDIYIKGEISNFTNHYKTGHYYFTIKDESSALKAVMFRMYTRGIGFIPENGMKIIAHGKIDVFVRDGTYSLKVDDIVPDGVGSVYVSFEQLKNKLEKEGLFDVEHKKEIPGFPSKIGVLTSATGAVIRDIVNVSSRRYPLCEIDLYPCSVQGENAVKQLIQGLRYFEQTDVDTVIIARGGGSIEDLMPFNDEKLAREIFKCEKPIISAVGHETDFTICDFVSDLRAPTPSAAAELALPSADEIRNKLKVFKKNIDFKISNMLSIKIATLEKSANSHVLSKPFAKVEEMNCKLLEVTASLRNCVDGVIAHKELMLSNEKLKDHIERICERKENNLHSLVVKADALSPLAVLARGYSLVVKDEKIISSADELSEKDNITIRMNEGYVKAEVKEVEQG; translated from the coding sequence ATGCTTGCGGTATTGCCGAACTTACACGGAGGAAACATAATGAATGAAGCGTTCACTGTCAGTGAACTCAATGAGTTTTTAAAAATAGCATTTGACCAGAGCGAAATACTACGTGACATTTATATCAAGGGCGAAATATCCAACTTTACAAATCATTACAAAACAGGTCATTATTATTTTACCATAAAGGACGAAAGCAGTGCACTGAAAGCTGTTATGTTCCGTATGTATACGCGCGGAATCGGTTTTATACCAGAAAACGGAATGAAGATAATTGCACATGGTAAAATAGATGTTTTTGTGCGTGACGGTACTTACAGTCTCAAGGTGGATGACATAGTTCCCGATGGCGTCGGCTCGGTATATGTCTCTTTTGAACAGCTTAAAAATAAGCTTGAAAAGGAAGGATTGTTTGATGTAGAGCACAAAAAAGAAATTCCCGGCTTTCCAAGCAAAATCGGTGTTCTTACTTCGGCTACGGGTGCGGTTATACGTGATATTGTCAACGTATCTTCCAGACGATATCCGCTGTGTGAGATTGATTTGTACCCTTGCTCGGTTCAGGGAGAGAACGCTGTAAAACAGCTCATACAAGGGCTTAGATATTTTGAACAAACCGATGTGGATACTGTTATAATTGCAAGAGGCGGAGGTTCTATTGAAGACCTCATGCCATTTAATGACGAAAAGCTGGCACGTGAAATATTCAAATGTGAAAAGCCGATTATTTCGGCAGTGGGACATGAAACCGATTTTACAATTTGTGATTTTGTAAGTGACTTGCGCGCACCGACGCCCTCTGCCGCCGCCGAGCTTGCACTGCCGTCGGCAGATGAAATAAGAAATAAACTCAAAGTCTTTAAGAAAAATATTGACTTTAAAATATCAAATATGCTGTCAATAAAAATTGCAACACTTGAAAAATCAGCCAACAGCCATGTGCTTTCAAAACCGTTTGCAAAGGTTGAAGAAATGAACTGCAAGCTTCTGGAAGTGACCGCGAGTCTCAGAAATTGTGTTGATGGTGTAATAGCTCACAAAGAACTGATGCTTTCGAATGAAAAACTCAAAGATCATATTGAGCGTATTTGCGAGCGCAAGGAGAACAATTTGCATTCTTTGGTTGTAAAGGCGGATGCGCTAAGCCCGTTGGCGGTGCTTGCACGCGGTTATTCACTTGTTGTTAAGGACGAAAAAATCATAAGCAGTGCCGATGAGCTGTCGGAAAAAGATAATATAACAATACGAATGAATGAAGGTTACGTGAAAGCGGAGGTGAAAGAAGTTGAGCAAGGATAG
- a CDS encoding exodeoxyribonuclease VII small subunit translates to MSKDSFEKSIEKLENIVKSLEDPAISLEESLKLYENGISLINSCTKMLDEAKLKIKELTCAVPSTEQENEDS, encoded by the coding sequence TTGAGCAAGGATAGCTTCGAAAAATCCATAGAAAAGCTTGAGAACATCGTAAAAAGCCTTGAGGATCCGGCAATTTCGCTGGAAGAATCGCTCAAGCTCTACGAGAACGGTATTTCACTGATTAATTCCTGCACTAAAATGCTTGATGAGGCAAAGCTTAAAATTAAAGAATTGACTTGTGCTGTACCGTCAACGGAACAGGAAAACGAAGATTCATAA
- the dxs gene encoding 1-deoxy-D-xylulose-5-phosphate synthase: MHMENSGFTSYTPNELKALSVSRAAEYCGEIRKFMIDNISSTGGHLASNLGICEISVALMRVFDPPEDKIIYDVGHQSYVHKILTGRSGRFSTMRKFGGLSGFTKISESDYDAFGAGHSSTSVSAALGFAKAAKLNGSDAHAIAVIGDGAFTGGMAYEGLNNCAEDDNIIIVLNENEMSISKNVGKISKYFLKIRNRKSYFSLKHRTKDFLCRIPVIGAPAAKMIEFFKTLMRRLLTNSNMFEQLGIRYYGPADGNDLETVELLLSEAKAHKGPSFVHFCTVKGKGYGPAEANPSTYHSVSGTSVSCNKYDKMSSAFGEKIVELAGKNKKICTITAAMSTGVGLDKFESLYPERFFDVGIAEEHAVTFAAGLAAAGYLPCVSMYSTFFQRAYDQFIHDVALQNLKIILALDRAGLVGEDGPTHHGVFDVSMLLNVPGIELYSPVNTEELCTCLELAVSSENTVVVRYPKNVRAGVCESKLSCNAADELYSRSPHADVLIVTYGCITANAIEASELLLQKGISAAVYRIARLKPFDYASFEKMLINLSPKLIYVVEEGMKTGGFGEHLNSLTTGFSFVIKAIDEEFITFGSTEELYEYCGFSASKIADDIFGMDVLK; this comes from the coding sequence ATGCATATGGAAAATTCCGGATTCACAAGCTATACCCCGAATGAACTGAAAGCTCTCAGCGTTTCCAGGGCTGCAGAGTATTGTGGCGAGATACGTAAGTTCATGATAGATAATATATCATCCACAGGAGGACACCTTGCTTCCAATCTCGGTATTTGCGAGATATCCGTCGCGCTTATGCGTGTTTTCGATCCGCCTGAGGATAAAATCATTTACGATGTCGGCCACCAGTCATACGTACACAAAATACTTACCGGAAGAAGCGGACGCTTTTCAACAATGCGTAAATTCGGTGGATTGTCCGGATTTACAAAAATCAGCGAAAGTGATTATGACGCGTTTGGCGCAGGTCACAGCAGCACATCGGTGTCTGCAGCACTGGGCTTTGCAAAGGCTGCAAAGCTGAACGGCTCCGATGCACATGCGATTGCCGTGATAGGCGACGGAGCATTTACCGGTGGCATGGCATACGAGGGGCTCAATAACTGTGCAGAGGATGATAATATAATAATTGTCCTTAACGAAAATGAAATGTCAATATCAAAAAATGTGGGTAAAATTTCCAAATATTTTTTGAAAATAAGAAACAGAAAATCATATTTTTCACTTAAGCACAGAACAAAAGATTTTCTTTGTCGCATACCTGTTATCGGTGCTCCTGCGGCGAAAATGATCGAATTTTTTAAAACACTTATGCGCCGTTTGCTCACTAACAGTAATATGTTTGAGCAGCTTGGTATTAGATATTACGGCCCCGCTGACGGTAATGACCTTGAGACTGTTGAGCTTCTGCTCAGCGAAGCTAAAGCGCACAAGGGGCCGTCCTTTGTTCATTTTTGTACTGTGAAGGGCAAGGGTTACGGACCGGCAGAAGCTAATCCGTCAACGTATCACAGCGTTTCCGGCACATCGGTATCGTGCAATAAATATGATAAAATGTCATCTGCTTTTGGCGAAAAAATTGTCGAGTTGGCAGGTAAGAATAAAAAAATTTGTACCATCACCGCCGCAATGAGCACCGGTGTAGGACTTGACAAATTTGAATCTTTGTACCCCGAAAGATTTTTTGATGTGGGTATAGCCGAGGAACATGCCGTTACTTTTGCTGCGGGTCTTGCTGCTGCGGGATATTTGCCTTGCGTTTCAATGTACAGTACTTTTTTTCAGCGAGCTTATGACCAGTTTATACATGATGTTGCACTTCAAAATCTAAAAATAATTCTTGCTCTGGACCGTGCAGGTCTTGTGGGTGAGGACGGACCTACTCACCATGGCGTATTTGATGTATCTATGCTTCTGAATGTGCCCGGGATTGAATTGTATTCGCCTGTTAATACGGAGGAATTATGTACTTGCCTTGAACTGGCTGTTTCATCTGAAAATACAGTTGTTGTGCGTTACCCGAAAAATGTAAGGGCAGGTGTTTGCGAAAGCAAATTAAGCTGTAATGCAGCGGATGAACTGTACTCGCGTTCACCTCATGCAGATGTGCTGATAGTTACTTACGGATGCATAACAGCTAATGCGATTGAAGCATCGGAGCTTCTTTTGCAAAAGGGGATATCTGCCGCAGTATACCGTATTGCAAGGTTAAAACCCTTTGATTATGCTTCATTTGAAAAAATGCTCATAAATCTTTCTCCCAAGCTGATTTACGTGGTTGAAGAGGGAATGAAAACGGGTGGATTTGGCGAACACCTTAATTCTCTGACCACCGGCTTTTCATTTGTAATCAAAGCCATCGATGAAGAATTTATTACATTTGGAAGTACTGAAGAATTATATGAATATTGCGGATTTTCCGCTTCAAAAATAGCCGATGATATTTTCGGAATGGATGTACTTAAATGA
- a CDS encoding TlyA family RNA methyltransferase, with product MRADVLIFKKGIAKSRENAKKLINDNAVFINGKAVNKPSEDFDENSIITLAESVINKYVSRGGLKLEHALQEFNVDVRGFTALDIGASTGGFTDCLLKHGARKVYAVDVGTAQLDKSLQNDERVVSLEKCNARECIAAVNEKCDIVVMDVSFISQTLLYKTVRFHLKDEGVFISLIKPQFEAGRAHISSGGIVSDRSVHSEIIDRIKKSAFLHGLGMLSVICSPIKGGDGNTEYLAVFKKVN from the coding sequence ATGAGAGCTGATGTACTTATCTTCAAGAAGGGCATTGCAAAAAGCAGGGAAAATGCCAAAAAGCTTATAAACGATAATGCTGTTTTTATAAACGGCAAGGCTGTAAATAAACCCTCCGAGGATTTTGACGAAAACAGCATTATTACACTTGCAGAAAGTGTGATAAATAAATATGTCAGCCGAGGCGGTCTTAAACTGGAGCATGCTTTGCAGGAATTCAATGTGGATGTTCGTGGTTTTACAGCGTTGGATATAGGTGCTTCCACAGGTGGATTTACCGATTGTCTTTTAAAACACGGTGCCCGAAAGGTTTATGCTGTAGATGTCGGTACTGCTCAGCTTGACAAATCATTGCAAAATGACGAACGTGTTGTTTCTCTTGAAAAGTGTAATGCCCGAGAGTGCATCGCGGCTGTAAATGAGAAGTGCGATATTGTTGTCATGGACGTTTCTTTTATTTCACAGACATTGCTTTATAAAACAGTGCGCTTCCATCTTAAAGATGAAGGAGTGTTTATTTCTCTTATAAAGCCGCAGTTTGAGGCGGGCAGAGCGCATATTTCTTCTGGTGGTATTGTCAGCGATAGGAGTGTACATTCGGAAATTATCGACAGAATTAAAAAATCCGCATTTTTACATGGACTTGGAATGCTTTCGGTCATATGTTCGCCTATAAAAGGCGGTGACGGTAATACAGAGTATCTTGCGGTTTTTAAAAAGGTGAATTGA
- a CDS encoding NAD(+)/NADH kinase, whose protein sequence is MKKIAVVPNLFKDIDLSCTCKVMKYLLTKYCTIYIPIEYSNPLSVYADNTKVRFADEDEIYHTAQMIVSIGGDGTILKISHKAAPAHLPILGINMGTVGFMTELEVSEIDLMDSVFNSEYSVEERMMLDVEVIREGTVISNFSALNDAVLSKGVISKLIEIDLYSGDTEVTYYRTDGLIVATPTGSTAYSLSAGGPIVDSELECICVTPVSPHSFMNSRPMVYSPKTTLTLKTSRQRDDQVFLTVDGLENVRILYGDEIRIKKSSLTCKLIRIKNTGFYDVVYKKLSERR, encoded by the coding sequence ATGAAAAAAATTGCAGTTGTTCCCAATCTTTTTAAGGATATCGACCTTTCATGTACCTGTAAGGTAATGAAATATCTTCTTACAAAGTATTGCACCATTTATATTCCAATTGAATATTCAAATCCGCTCAGTGTTTATGCCGATAATACGAAAGTCCGGTTTGCGGACGAAGATGAGATATATCACACTGCCCAAATGATTGTTTCGATAGGCGGAGACGGAACGATACTTAAAATATCTCATAAGGCTGCCCCCGCACATCTGCCGATTCTGGGTATAAATATGGGTACGGTCGGATTTATGACAGAATTGGAAGTTTCCGAGATTGACCTTATGGATTCTGTTTTTAACTCCGAGTATTCGGTTGAGGAACGAATGATGCTGGATGTTGAAGTCATACGAGAAGGAACGGTTATTTCCAATTTCAGTGCGCTTAACGATGCCGTCCTTTCAAAAGGTGTTATTTCAAAGCTCATTGAAATTGATTTGTACAGCGGTGACACAGAGGTCACGTATTATCGTACCGATGGTCTTATTGTTGCAACACCTACCGGTTCCACGGCATATTCACTGTCCGCAGGTGGTCCGATTGTGGATTCGGAGCTTGAGTGTATTTGCGTTACTCCGGTAAGTCCTCATTCTTTTATGAATTCCAGACCTATGGTATATTCGCCTAAAACAACATTGACATTGAAAACCTCCAGGCAACGCGATGACCAGGTTTTTTTGACAGTGGATGGCCTTGAGAATGTAAGGATACTTTACGGCGATGAAATCAGAATCAAAAAGTCATCTTTGACCTGTAAATTGATAAGAATCAAAAATACCGGTTTTTATGATGTAGTATATAAAAAGCTGTCTGAAAGAAGGTAA
- the argR gene encoding arginine repressor: MKTKRHLKILELVRKYDVETQDALAELLIEEGYEVTQATISRDIKQLRLTKSATQDGKYVYAVSDNDDTETSTGKALGILRDTIKKIDVAQNILVVKTYSGMAQAAAAALDSLNYKEIVGSIAGDDTVMLIFRDNHTANDFMEKLMKMSSR; the protein is encoded by the coding sequence ATGAAAACAAAAAGACATCTCAAAATTCTCGAGCTTGTCCGAAAGTATGATGTCGAGACACAGGATGCCCTTGCAGAATTGCTTATAGAAGAGGGATATGAGGTCACACAGGCAACTATTTCGCGTGACATAAAGCAGTTGAGACTTACAAAATCCGCGACACAGGATGGTAAGTATGTATATGCTGTTTCCGATAATGACGACACGGAAACTTCCACCGGAAAAGCGCTTGGAATTTTGCGTGACACAATTAAAAAAATTGATGTTGCACAAAATATACTTGTGGTCAAAACTTACTCCGGTATGGCACAGGCGGCGGCTGCTGCGCTGGATTCTCTGAATTATAAGGAAATAGTGGGTTCAATAGCGGGAGATGATACCGTGATGCTTATTTTTCGTGATAATCATACAGCAAACGATTTCATGGAAAAACTTATGAAAATGTCATCACGCTGA